One window from the genome of Synechococcus sp. PROS-7-1 encodes:
- a CDS encoding DNA repair exonuclease: protein MPRILHTADWQIGKPYRWIADSQKQARLQQERVEAVRRIGEVARRESVDALLVAGDLFDSSTVPPSEVLEVMELIGAMPCSVLVIPGNHDHGGAGGIWRREDLLRRMRERAPNLELLSQPEPVSRAGLTLLPCPLLRRHDSVGPMRWLDQLNWQDLDPEAPRVLLAHGSVQGFGSGTDVNTLHLEQLPKGELDYIALGDWHGLMQVQSNAWYCGTPEPDRFPTGPDDQRSQVVLADLTRGEHPRVQIITTGRVAWHRITMQLQGMPDLERLHHQLDGCIGSRVGRDLLRLELNGQLGLDAHRRLQALLSELSEQLLHLRLRGELRRHPTDGELDQCLNRSDGPLLSSIAAGLKQELEGGADPLIEQALIELHQLCAASPCA, encoded by the coding sequence GTGCCCCGCATTCTTCATACGGCTGACTGGCAGATCGGTAAGCCTTACCGGTGGATTGCTGATTCTCAGAAACAGGCTCGTCTGCAGCAAGAACGTGTTGAGGCCGTTCGTCGCATCGGTGAGGTTGCCCGCCGTGAATCGGTGGATGCCCTGCTTGTGGCTGGCGACCTTTTTGATTCCTCCACCGTTCCCCCCTCGGAGGTTTTGGAAGTGATGGAGCTGATCGGTGCGATGCCGTGCTCTGTTCTTGTGATCCCTGGCAATCATGACCATGGCGGGGCGGGTGGTATCTGGCGGCGTGAGGATCTTCTGCGTCGCATGCGGGAGCGGGCCCCGAATCTGGAGCTTCTCAGCCAACCCGAGCCCGTGAGCAGAGCGGGGTTGACCCTGTTGCCCTGCCCCCTGCTACGCCGGCACGACAGTGTCGGTCCGATGCGCTGGCTTGATCAGCTCAATTGGCAGGATCTTGATCCAGAGGCTCCACGCGTTCTGCTGGCCCATGGATCGGTGCAGGGCTTTGGCTCCGGGACTGATGTGAATACCTTGCATCTTGAGCAGCTGCCCAAAGGAGAGCTCGATTACATCGCTCTTGGCGACTGGCATGGATTGATGCAGGTTCAGAGCAATGCCTGGTACTGCGGTACACCGGAGCCTGATCGATTCCCAACGGGGCCAGACGATCAGCGATCGCAGGTGGTTCTTGCCGACCTCACAAGAGGCGAACATCCTCGGGTGCAGATAATCACGACTGGGCGGGTTGCGTGGCATCGGATCACCATGCAGCTCCAGGGAATGCCCGATCTGGAACGCCTGCACCATCAGCTCGATGGTTGCATCGGTAGCCGCGTGGGCCGTGATCTGCTGAGACTTGAACTCAACGGCCAGCTTGGCTTGGATGCCCATCGTCGTTTGCAGGCGCTTCTCAGCGAGCTTTCAGAGCAGCTTCTGCATCTGCGCTTGCGAGGTGAGCTTCGGCGACATCCAACCGATGGAGAACTCGATCAGTGTTTGAACCGGAGTGATGGTCCGCTCCTCAGCAGCATTGCTGCAGGTTTGAAACAGGAGCTCGAGGGTGGGGCTGACCCTCTCATCGAGCAGGCTTTGATCGAACTCCACCAGCTCTGCGCCGCCTCTCCATGCGCCTAA
- a CDS encoding phosphotransferase enzyme family protein, with product MTKAPSGSNASLETIAGLFHPPDQIKAIDQLGSGNVNDTFLVTLEASAARQAFVMQRLNTDVFESPELVMRNLLRLGDHVERRLAQEPPELSGRRWEIPRVLPTLDADGHWVEHEGEFWRSISYIGAATTTDVIKDEAHAWELGYGLGMFHHLISDLPTDELADTLENFHIAPAYLAELDAVIGSTAPITDRRVNEALAFVDARRNGLDVLEQACARGELKRRPIHGDPKINNVMIDERTGHAVGLIDLDTVKPGLLHYDIGDCLRSCCNRLGEETATPEDVVFDLELCRSILEGYLKVGQSFLSDDDVRHLPACIRLIPLELGLRFLTDHLSGDRYFKTERAGHNLDRAWVQFALTRSIEQQWDELVALIESLRGVR from the coding sequence GTGACCAAGGCTCCCTCCGGCTCCAACGCGTCCCTGGAGACCATCGCCGGACTGTTCCATCCACCAGACCAGATCAAGGCCATCGATCAGCTGGGATCTGGAAATGTCAACGACACCTTCCTGGTCACCCTTGAGGCCAGCGCAGCGAGGCAAGCCTTCGTGATGCAGAGGCTCAACACGGATGTATTTGAAAGCCCGGAACTGGTGATGCGCAATCTCCTGCGCCTCGGCGATCACGTCGAGAGGCGATTAGCGCAGGAACCCCCTGAGCTTTCAGGGAGACGCTGGGAGATTCCCAGGGTTCTCCCCACCCTTGATGCCGACGGGCACTGGGTTGAGCATGAGGGTGAGTTCTGGCGCTCGATCTCGTATATCGGAGCGGCCACAACCACCGATGTCATCAAAGATGAAGCCCATGCCTGGGAGCTCGGTTACGGCCTCGGGATGTTTCACCATCTGATCAGTGATCTGCCCACAGACGAGCTGGCGGACACCCTTGAAAATTTCCACATTGCACCGGCATATCTGGCTGAGCTCGATGCCGTGATCGGGAGCACAGCGCCCATCACGGACCGCAGGGTGAATGAAGCTCTCGCCTTCGTGGATGCGCGCCGTAACGGGCTCGATGTGCTTGAGCAGGCCTGCGCCAGGGGGGAACTCAAACGCAGGCCCATTCATGGAGACCCGAAAATCAACAATGTGATGATCGATGAGCGCACCGGGCATGCGGTGGGGTTGATCGATCTCGACACGGTCAAGCCCGGATTGCTTCACTACGACATCGGCGATTGTCTCCGCTCCTGCTGCAACCGCCTCGGGGAGGAAACCGCCACCCCGGAGGATGTTGTTTTTGATCTGGAACTCTGCCGCTCGATCCTGGAGGGGTACCTCAAGGTTGGGCAATCCTTCCTCAGCGATGACGATGTGCGCCACCTGCCTGCGTGCATTCGCTTGATCCCCTTGGAACTGGGGCTGCGTTTTTTGACTGATCACCTTTCAGGCGACAGGTATTTCAAAACCGAGCGAGCCGGTCACAATCTGGATCGGGCTTGGGTTCAGTTCGCGCTCACCCGCTCGATTGAGCAGCAGTGGGACGAGCTGGTTGCCCTGATCGAAAGCCTTCGCGGAGTGCGCTGA
- a CDS encoding DOMON-like domain-containing protein, with the protein MARHPVMVRQVCPLVPFSPDASPKLLASAEFVWEEHNTLELSFSLRPSQSGQPLPMLKFTSAAPGSSERSGQRLDGLWEHSCFEAFFALPNQDRYWELNVSPSGDWNLYRFESYRSQGAREQTLEPRIHWQSSQKDCRCTIELRLDPWWTAVQLPDLAIAMVLEDSDNNLSYWALSHHGDEPDFHDRRGYLTP; encoded by the coding sequence GTGGCACGCCATCCCGTGATGGTGCGTCAGGTTTGCCCGCTGGTCCCTTTTTCTCCAGACGCATCCCCGAAACTTCTCGCCAGTGCCGAGTTCGTATGGGAGGAACACAACACCCTCGAATTAAGTTTCAGCCTGAGGCCATCCCAATCGGGGCAGCCTCTTCCCATGCTGAAGTTCACGTCAGCAGCACCCGGCTCGAGCGAGCGCAGCGGGCAGCGTCTCGATGGTCTCTGGGAACACAGCTGCTTTGAAGCATTTTTTGCCCTGCCAAACCAGGATCGTTATTGGGAACTCAATGTTTCACCAAGCGGCGACTGGAATCTCTATCGGTTCGAGAGCTACCGCAGTCAGGGAGCACGCGAACAAACGTTAGAACCACGCATTCATTGGCAAAGCTCCCAGAAGGATTGCCGCTGCACCATCGAGTTGCGTCTGGATCCCTGGTGGACTGCGGTGCAACTTCCTGATCTGGCGATCGCGATGGTGCTCGAGGACAGTGACAACAACCTCAGCTACTGGGCTTTGTCTCACCACGGAGACGAGCCAGACTTTCACGACAGGCGTGGCTATCTCACCCCATGA